From the Paludisphaera mucosa genome, one window contains:
- a CDS encoding DUF1501 domain-containing protein, with protein MWTDPRYPTRRSFLANSAFGVGAVALAQLLREEGLLADPGKALPENHPLSLEPRPAHFAPRAKAMISLFMHGGPSHVDLFDPKPELSKRHGVDYEGEVGFSFVNRASKKLFGSPWKFARHGESGTEVSSLMPEIASCVDDLCVIRSMHTGHNGHEVSIRFFHNGQPAQTGRPTIGSWLVYGLGSESRELPAYMVLSDPGGPPVDGPVNWSSGYMPALYQGTVLRPEEPRILNLDPPPTLKGPLQEQNLAFLDRLNRAHLARHPGEADLESRIHSFELAARMQTAAKEALDVTQEPRYIQELYGLDDDATRDYGTRCLIARRLVERGVRFVQIFLGNQPWDNHTGIQSGLPQICRRTDKPSAALVKDLKQRGLLDTTLVHWGGEIGRLPVVEGALDANAGRDHNGQGFTIWMAGGGIKPGMTFGSTDEVGHRAVENVVTPNDFQATVLDLFGLDHSRLTYQSNGRAQRLIDGREARVVKEILRSS; from the coding sequence ATGTGGACTGACCCTCGATACCCGACGCGGCGGTCCTTCCTGGCGAACTCGGCCTTCGGGGTGGGGGCGGTCGCCCTGGCGCAGCTCTTACGCGAGGAGGGCCTGCTCGCCGATCCGGGCAAGGCGCTGCCAGAGAACCATCCGCTCAGCCTGGAGCCGCGGCCGGCTCACTTCGCGCCCCGCGCCAAAGCGATGATCTCGCTGTTCATGCACGGCGGGCCCTCGCACGTCGACCTTTTCGACCCCAAGCCCGAGCTGTCGAAGCGTCACGGCGTCGACTACGAAGGCGAGGTCGGATTCAGCTTCGTGAACCGGGCGAGCAAGAAGCTGTTCGGCAGCCCGTGGAAGTTCGCCAGGCACGGCGAGAGCGGGACCGAAGTCTCGTCGCTGATGCCCGAGATCGCGAGCTGCGTCGACGACCTGTGTGTCATCCGCTCCATGCATACGGGGCACAACGGCCATGAGGTCTCGATCCGGTTCTTCCACAACGGCCAGCCGGCCCAGACCGGTCGGCCGACGATAGGGAGCTGGCTCGTCTACGGACTGGGGAGCGAGTCCCGCGAGCTGCCCGCGTACATGGTCCTCTCCGACCCCGGCGGGCCCCCCGTCGACGGACCGGTGAACTGGTCCAGCGGCTACATGCCCGCGCTCTATCAAGGGACCGTCCTCCGCCCCGAGGAGCCCCGGATCCTCAACCTCGACCCCCCGCCCACGCTCAAGGGGCCCCTCCAGGAGCAGAATCTGGCCTTCCTCGATCGCCTCAATCGCGCACACCTGGCTCGTCACCCGGGCGAAGCCGACCTGGAGTCTCGGATCCATAGCTTCGAGCTCGCGGCCCGAATGCAAACCGCCGCGAAGGAGGCGCTTGACGTCACGCAGGAGCCGAGGTACATCCAGGAACTTTACGGCCTGGACGACGACGCGACTCGCGATTACGGGACCCGCTGCCTGATCGCCCGTCGGCTCGTCGAGCGAGGCGTGCGGTTCGTGCAGATCTTCCTGGGGAACCAGCCTTGGGACAACCACACCGGCATCCAGTCGGGGCTACCGCAAATCTGCCGCCGCACCGATAAGCCTTCGGCGGCCCTGGTGAAGGACCTCAAGCAACGCGGCCTCCTCGATACGACGCTCGTCCACTGGGGGGGCGAAATCGGCCGCCTCCCCGTCGTCGAAGGGGCCCTGGACGCCAACGCGGGCAGGGACCACAATGGCCAGGGCTTCACGATCTGGATGGCCGGCGGCGGGATCAAGCCAGGCATGACTTTCGGCTCGACCGACGAGGTCGGCCACCGCGCCGTCGAGAACGTGGTGACTCCGAACGACTTCCAGGCCACCGTCCTCGACCTGTTCGGGCTCGACCACTCGCGGCTGACGTACCAGTCGAACGGCCGCGCCCAACGCCTCATCGACGGCCGCGAGGCGCGCGTCGTGAAGGAAATCCTCCGGTCCTCCTGA
- a CDS encoding PSD1 and planctomycete cytochrome C domain-containing protein, with the protein MADVRRRIATALLTAWAVAAVQAGEPPSFEKDVRPIFKAYCFDCHGGEALKGKLDLRLKRSAAKGGTSGPALVVGNPDESYLLARIQDGEMPPGEKKVPADRIAVIAAWIAAGAPTLREEPESLPPGPVITAEDRAHWAFQPMRKPTPPAVEGGHARTPIDAFALAKLREKGLDLAPDADRRTLIRRVSFDLAGLPPSWEDTQAFVDDPREDAYERLVDRLLASPQYGERWGRHWLDVAGYADSDGDGSSDTLRPYAYKYRDYVIRSLNADKPLDRFLVEQLAGDELVQRSDGVSPEEIETLSATGFLRMVADGTSNGGGDLPMASNQLVADAMKVVGSTLYGLTIGCAQCHDHRYDPITHEDYYRLRAVFEPALDPAHWRRPGERLVSLYTDADRAKAAAVDAEATILQKTVDEKTAKFLAAALEVELKKFPDPMQVKLREALNAAADKRTEEQKTLLANNPSLSISAGVLYQYNAQAAEELKKDNEGVAAKRAEKPAEDFVAVLDEKPGVRPETRVFHRGDYRQATKLVTPGDLTIASPDGARFEAGDADPKAPSSGRRLAFARHLTDGKHPLLARALANRFWMHHFGRGIVDTPGDFGALGGKPTNPELLDWLASELVDSGWSLKRFHRLILTSTVYRQSSLRDSVRDRLDGDSALLSRFPVRRLEAESLRDAILQVSGRLDRTLYGPSVGVVEDAVGLVNALGDSARRSIYLQVRRSRPVSFLTTFDAPVMAVNCDRRIDATSAPQALMLMNGDFVMKHAELLAARCLAESPGDDAAASDRRVAAAWRAAYLRPPSDEELAWAREFLVAQRAAVARNPVVKEAERAVLADLCQQLFNSNEFLYVD; encoded by the coding sequence ATGGCGGACGTTCGACGAAGGATCGCGACGGCCTTGCTGACCGCCTGGGCGGTCGCCGCGGTCCAGGCCGGTGAGCCGCCTTCGTTCGAGAAGGACGTGCGGCCGATCTTCAAGGCGTATTGCTTCGATTGCCACGGCGGCGAGGCTTTGAAGGGCAAGCTCGACCTCAGGCTCAAGCGATCCGCCGCCAAGGGGGGGACGAGCGGCCCCGCGCTCGTCGTCGGCAATCCCGATGAGAGTTATCTCCTCGCGCGGATCCAGGACGGCGAGATGCCGCCCGGCGAGAAGAAGGTCCCCGCCGATCGGATCGCCGTCATCGCCGCATGGATCGCCGCCGGCGCGCCGACGCTCCGCGAGGAGCCGGAGTCCCTACCCCCCGGGCCCGTCATCACTGCCGAAGACCGCGCCCATTGGGCTTTCCAGCCGATGAGGAAGCCCACGCCGCCCGCCGTCGAGGGAGGGCATGCGAGGACTCCCATCGACGCGTTCGCCCTGGCCAAGCTCCGCGAGAAGGGCCTGGACCTCGCGCCCGACGCGGACCGTCGCACGCTGATCCGCAGGGTCAGCTTCGACCTCGCCGGCCTGCCGCCGAGCTGGGAGGACACCCAGGCGTTCGTCGACGATCCCCGCGAGGACGCCTACGAGCGACTCGTCGACCGCCTCCTGGCGAGCCCGCAGTACGGCGAGCGCTGGGGACGGCATTGGCTGGACGTCGCCGGATATGCGGATTCCGACGGCGACGGCAGCAGCGACACCCTGCGACCCTACGCCTACAAGTACCGCGATTACGTGATCCGTTCGCTCAACGCCGATAAGCCTCTCGATCGTTTCCTCGTCGAGCAACTCGCAGGCGACGAGCTCGTGCAACGGAGCGACGGGGTGTCGCCCGAGGAGATCGAGACTCTATCCGCAACGGGCTTTCTCCGCATGGTCGCCGATGGGACCTCGAACGGCGGAGGCGACTTGCCGATGGCCTCGAACCAGCTGGTCGCCGACGCCATGAAGGTCGTCGGGTCGACGCTTTACGGCCTGACGATCGGCTGCGCGCAGTGTCACGACCATCGCTACGACCCGATCACCCACGAGGATTACTACCGCCTCCGCGCCGTCTTCGAGCCGGCCCTCGATCCGGCCCACTGGCGACGCCCCGGAGAGCGGCTGGTCTCGCTCTATACGGACGCCGACCGCGCCAAGGCCGCCGCCGTGGACGCCGAGGCAACGATCCTGCAGAAAACCGTCGACGAGAAGACGGCCAAATTCCTAGCCGCGGCGCTGGAGGTCGAGCTCAAGAAATTCCCGGATCCGATGCAAGTGAAGCTCCGCGAGGCGCTGAACGCCGCGGCCGACAAGCGGACGGAAGAGCAGAAGACGCTCCTGGCCAACAATCCCAGCCTCAGCATCTCGGCCGGGGTCCTCTACCAGTACAACGCCCAGGCGGCGGAGGAGCTGAAGAAGGACAACGAAGGGGTCGCGGCGAAGCGCGCCGAAAAGCCGGCGGAAGACTTCGTGGCGGTGCTCGATGAGAAGCCCGGGGTCCGACCCGAGACGCGCGTCTTCCATCGCGGCGACTACCGCCAGGCCACGAAGTTGGTGACGCCCGGCGACCTGACCATCGCGAGCCCCGATGGGGCGCGTTTCGAGGCCGGCGACGCCGACCCGAAAGCCCCGAGCAGCGGCCGCCGACTGGCGTTCGCTCGCCACCTGACCGACGGCAAGCACCCCCTCCTGGCTCGCGCGCTCGCGAATCGGTTCTGGATGCACCATTTCGGACGCGGGATCGTCGACACGCCGGGCGACTTCGGCGCGCTCGGCGGCAAGCCTACGAATCCCGAATTGCTCGACTGGCTGGCCTCGGAACTGGTCGACTCGGGCTGGAGCCTCAAGCGCTTTCACCGCCTGATCCTCACCTCGACCGTCTATCGCCAATCCTCGCTCCGCGATTCGGTGCGAGATCGGCTCGACGGCGATTCCGCGCTCCTCAGCCGTTTCCCCGTCCGTAGGCTCGAAGCGGAATCGCTCCGCGACGCGATTCTCCAGGTTTCCGGCCGACTCGACCGTACACTCTACGGGCCGTCGGTCGGGGTCGTCGAGGACGCCGTCGGCCTGGTGAACGCGCTCGGCGATTCGGCGCGACGGAGCATCTACCTCCAGGTACGCCGCTCGCGGCCGGTCTCCTTCCTGACCACGTTCGACGCGCCCGTGATGGCCGTCAACTGCGATCGGCGGATCGACGCGACCTCGGCGCCGCAGGCCCTCATGCTCATGAACGGGGACTTCGTCATGAAGCACGCCGAATTGCTCGCCGCGCGGTGCCTCGCCGAGTCTCCCGGCGACGACGCGGCGGCCAGCGACCGACGGGTCGCCGCCGCCTGGCGAGCCGCCTATCTGCGGCCGCCATCCGACGAGGAGTTGGCCTGGGCCCGCGAGTTCCTCGTGGCGCAGCGGGCCGCCGTCGCCCGGAATCCGGTCGTGAAGGAGGCCGAACGGGCCGTCCTCGCGGACCTCTGCCAGCAACTCTTCAACTCGAACGAGTTCTTGTATGTGGACTGA
- a CDS encoding glycoside hydrolase, whose amino-acid sequence MRAAPRLRFLALFVLLFPAASQAQSDVKQGVQPVGRIVEDPKDPLKGWSPFWSRVANEGRALVDVSASRDGRPSIRIEHKGARDWSLGRQTLESVSTGQVFRFSAWVKVAEKSRAVLSVVLRDAQGGTIDWSYGEAVATAPEWTLVESRFMIPRGAVTMQPRVIGDGPATAWLCQPSLTLDPESIAIASSLDGRKLVLADARLRVDVDPATAAFRLRDLRSGREWTQKPHGSTLMVTGAGAKADEVSLDLVDPRTILKLRATLRLDPSRPELIVELTGDGPLSASIGFPYPFATETGSTLILPVNEGMSYPVDDPALPAMQYILYGGHGLCMAWWGVVDGPKGLMAIVETPDDASIRVPRVDGRLCLAPLWDPQKNAFGPSRRLRYVAIDDGGYVAMAKRYREYAKSIGLLKTLAEKRAANPNIDKLVGAVNVWCWDRHPASIVREMKDAGIDRILWSNAAAPDQLKQMNEMGVLTSRYDIYQDVMDPATFPKLQYTHSDWPTKAWPADLMIDARGDWIRGWEIEGKDGGMYPCGVTCDRQAPAYAIERIGKELANHPYGSRFIDTTTAAPWRECYSTQHPATRSESRKFKVDLLDVVHGRFNLVTGSETGHDAAVPFVDYFEGMLSLGPYRVDDAGRNMIQVVEKVPPQIEKFQVGAYYRLPLWELVYHDCVVAQWYWGDYNNKLPAVWDRRDLFNALYGTPPMFMFTAESWRQDRDRFVKSYQTAARVARDAGYSEMVGHEWLSKDHSVQRTRFANGESVLVNFGDRPHRTPEGAAIPPLGIQVQAAGSSR is encoded by the coding sequence ATGCGAGCGGCCCCGCGCCTGCGTTTCCTCGCGCTTTTCGTGCTCCTCTTCCCGGCGGCATCCCAGGCCCAATCGGACGTCAAGCAAGGCGTCCAGCCCGTGGGACGAATCGTCGAGGATCCGAAAGATCCTCTAAAAGGTTGGAGCCCCTTCTGGTCGCGCGTGGCGAACGAGGGCCGCGCCCTCGTCGACGTCTCGGCCTCGCGCGACGGCCGCCCCTCGATCCGAATCGAACACAAGGGCGCTCGGGATTGGAGCCTGGGGCGGCAGACGCTGGAATCCGTCTCCACCGGCCAGGTCTTTCGGTTCTCCGCGTGGGTCAAGGTCGCCGAAAAATCGAGGGCCGTGCTGTCGGTCGTCCTCCGCGACGCTCAAGGCGGGACGATCGACTGGTCATACGGCGAGGCCGTGGCTACGGCCCCCGAATGGACCCTCGTCGAGTCCCGCTTCATGATTCCCCGAGGCGCGGTCACGATGCAGCCTCGCGTCATCGGCGACGGCCCGGCGACGGCCTGGCTCTGCCAGCCGTCGCTGACTCTCGACCCCGAGTCGATCGCCATCGCCTCGAGCCTCGACGGCCGGAAGCTCGTGCTGGCCGACGCCCGCCTCCGGGTCGACGTCGATCCCGCCACGGCGGCCTTCCGGCTCCGCGACCTACGGTCGGGACGCGAATGGACGCAAAAGCCGCACGGGTCGACCCTCATGGTGACTGGCGCCGGGGCGAAAGCCGATGAGGTTAGCCTCGATCTCGTCGATCCGCGCACGATCCTGAAGCTCCGCGCGACGCTCCGACTCGATCCATCCCGCCCCGAACTGATCGTCGAGTTGACGGGCGACGGGCCGCTGTCGGCCTCGATCGGATTCCCTTACCCGTTCGCGACGGAGACGGGCTCGACCCTGATCCTGCCCGTCAACGAGGGGATGAGCTATCCCGTCGACGATCCGGCCCTGCCGGCGATGCAGTACATTCTCTACGGCGGCCACGGCCTCTGCATGGCCTGGTGGGGCGTCGTCGACGGTCCCAAGGGCTTGATGGCCATCGTCGAGACCCCCGACGACGCCTCCATCCGCGTCCCCCGGGTGGATGGCCGTCTGTGCCTCGCCCCGCTCTGGGACCCCCAGAAGAACGCCTTCGGCCCGTCCCGACGACTCCGTTATGTGGCGATCGACGACGGCGGCTACGTGGCGATGGCCAAGCGATACCGTGAATACGCGAAGTCCATCGGCCTCCTGAAGACGCTCGCCGAGAAACGCGCGGCGAACCCGAACATCGACAAGCTCGTCGGCGCGGTCAACGTCTGGTGCTGGGACCGCCACCCGGCCTCGATCGTGCGCGAGATGAAGGACGCGGGGATCGATCGCATCCTTTGGTCGAACGCCGCCGCGCCGGATCAGCTCAAGCAGATGAACGAGATGGGCGTCCTGACGAGTCGGTACGACATCTACCAGGACGTCATGGACCCCGCGACGTTCCCGAAGCTCCAGTACACGCACTCCGACTGGCCCACCAAGGCCTGGCCCGCCGACCTCATGATCGACGCTCGGGGCGACTGGATCCGAGGCTGGGAGATCGAGGGTAAGGACGGCGGCATGTACCCCTGCGGCGTGACCTGCGATCGGCAGGCGCCGGCCTATGCGATCGAGCGGATCGGGAAAGAGCTTGCGAACCATCCCTACGGCTCTCGGTTCATCGATACCACCACCGCGGCCCCCTGGCGCGAATGCTACTCGACGCAGCACCCGGCCACTCGCAGCGAGAGCCGCAAGTTCAAGGTGGACCTCCTGGACGTCGTCCACGGCCGCTTCAACCTGGTGACCGGTTCCGAAACCGGGCACGACGCAGCCGTGCCGTTCGTCGACTACTTCGAGGGGATGCTGAGCCTCGGCCCCTATCGCGTCGACGACGCCGGCCGCAACATGATCCAAGTCGTCGAGAAGGTCCCGCCCCAGATCGAGAAGTTCCAGGTCGGCGCCTACTACCGACTGCCGCTGTGGGAGCTGGTTTACCACGACTGCGTCGTGGCCCAGTGGTACTGGGGCGACTACAACAACAAGCTCCCCGCCGTGTGGGACCGACGTGACCTCTTCAACGCCCTCTACGGCACGCCGCCGATGTTCATGTTCACGGCCGAGTCCTGGCGTCAAGACCGAGATCGGTTCGTGAAGAGCTACCAGACCGCAGCCCGCGTCGCTCGCGACGCCGGCTACAGCGAGATGGTCGGCCACGAATGGCTGTCGAAGGACCACTCGGTCCAGCGCACGCGGTTTGCAAACGGCGAGTCCGTCCTCGTCAACTTCGGCGACCGGCCGCACCGCACTCCCGAGGGGGCGGCCATCCCGCCGCTCGGAATCCAGGTTCAGGCTGCGGGAAGCAGCCGCTGA
- a CDS encoding succinate dehydrogenase/fumarate reductase iron-sulfur subunit, with translation MDLTLHVWRQKNRKAAGEFVTYREEARGISTDMSFLEMLDVVNERLIKSGREPIAFDHDCREGICGQCGVVINGSPHGPRRATTACQLHMRSFSDGAELTIEPWRASAFPVIKDLMVDRGAFDRIVAAGGFISVRTGNAPEANDVAVAKDDADLAMDAAACIGCGACVAACPNASAMLFVAAKAEHLNLLPQGAPEKDRRVLAMIDQADGEGFGNCTNHGECEAVCPKEISMGFIARLNRDYRRASMRQPRAAATSGGAG, from the coding sequence CTGGACCTGACCCTGCACGTCTGGAGGCAGAAGAACCGTAAGGCCGCCGGCGAGTTCGTGACGTACCGCGAGGAAGCCCGCGGCATCAGCACCGATATGTCGTTCCTGGAGATGCTCGACGTCGTCAACGAGCGGCTGATCAAGTCGGGCCGCGAGCCGATCGCGTTCGACCACGACTGCCGAGAGGGCATCTGCGGCCAGTGCGGCGTCGTGATCAACGGCAGCCCGCACGGCCCGCGGCGGGCGACGACGGCCTGCCAGCTCCACATGCGGAGCTTCAGCGACGGCGCCGAGCTGACCATCGAGCCGTGGCGGGCCTCGGCCTTCCCGGTGATCAAGGACCTGATGGTCGACCGCGGCGCGTTCGACCGCATCGTCGCGGCCGGCGGCTTCATCTCGGTCCGGACCGGCAACGCGCCCGAGGCCAACGACGTCGCGGTCGCCAAGGACGACGCCGACCTGGCGATGGACGCCGCCGCCTGCATCGGCTGCGGAGCCTGCGTGGCCGCCTGCCCGAACGCGTCGGCGATGCTCTTCGTCGCCGCCAAGGCGGAGCACCTGAACCTGCTCCCCCAGGGAGCCCCCGAGAAAGACCGCCGCGTGCTGGCGATGATCGACCAGGCCGACGGCGAGGGGTTCGGCAACTGCACCAACCACGGCGAGTGCGAGGCCGTATGCCCCAAGGAAATCAGCATGGGCTTCATCGCCCGCCTGAACCGCGACTACCGTCGCGCCAGCATGCGGCAGCCACGCGCCGCCGCCACGTCCGGCGGCGCGGGCTGA
- a CDS encoding fumarate reductase/succinate dehydrogenase flavoprotein subunit yields the protein MELNSNVPPGPLETKWTQHKFDMKLVNPANKRKYSVIVVGTGLAGGSAAASLAELGYQVTCFCYQDSPRRAHSIAAQGGINAAKNYQNDGDSVHRLFYDTIKGGDFRAREANVHRLAEVSVNIIDQCVAQGVPFAREYSGLLANRSFGGAQVSRTFYARGQTGQQLLLGAYQALERQVGLGTVKMHSRHEMQQLVVVDGKARGVVVRDLETGETESHVADAVILATGGYGTVFYLATYAKGANCTAIWRAYKKGAAFANPCYTQIHPTCIPVTGDHQSKLTLMSESLRNDGRIWVPKANGDKRPPDQIPESERDYYLERKYPAFGNLSPRDISSRAAKEVCDEGRGVGKTGFGVYLDFADAIDRLGVDLIRERYGNLFDMYERITDEDPYKIPMRIYPASHYTMGGLWVDYNLMSSVEGLFVLGEANFSDHGANRLGASALMQGLADGYFVIPYTLGNYFGTVRAFDKIGVDHPAFKQAEAEVAERSRRLLGNKGDKTPDDFHRELGRIMWNYCGMGRTEEGLKKALVELPALKQEFWKRVRVPGENGEINQSLEKAGRVADLIELGDLLCRDALERRESCGAHFREEYQTPDHEALRDDENFCHVAAWEYTGEDAPPVRHVEPLSFENIHLQTRSYK from the coding sequence GTGGAACTGAATTCGAACGTCCCGCCGGGCCCGCTCGAGACCAAGTGGACGCAGCATAAGTTCGACATGAAGCTGGTCAACCCGGCGAACAAGCGGAAGTATTCCGTGATCGTCGTCGGCACCGGGCTCGCGGGCGGATCGGCGGCGGCCTCGCTGGCCGAGCTGGGCTATCAGGTCACCTGCTTCTGCTACCAGGACAGCCCCCGTCGCGCCCACTCGATCGCCGCGCAGGGCGGCATCAACGCCGCCAAGAACTACCAGAACGACGGCGACAGCGTCCACCGCCTGTTCTACGACACGATCAAGGGCGGCGACTTCCGCGCCCGCGAGGCCAACGTCCACCGGCTCGCCGAGGTCTCGGTCAACATCATCGACCAGTGCGTCGCGCAGGGCGTGCCGTTCGCCCGCGAGTACAGCGGCCTGCTCGCGAACCGCTCGTTCGGCGGCGCCCAGGTCTCGCGAACGTTCTACGCCCGCGGCCAGACCGGGCAGCAACTCCTGCTCGGCGCCTATCAGGCCCTGGAGCGCCAGGTCGGCCTGGGCACGGTGAAGATGCATTCGCGGCACGAGATGCAGCAACTCGTCGTCGTCGACGGCAAGGCCCGCGGCGTCGTCGTCCGCGACCTGGAGACCGGCGAGACCGAGTCCCACGTCGCCGACGCCGTCATCCTCGCCACCGGCGGCTACGGCACCGTCTTCTACCTGGCCACCTACGCCAAGGGAGCGAACTGCACGGCGATCTGGCGGGCGTACAAGAAGGGCGCGGCGTTCGCCAACCCGTGCTACACGCAGATCCACCCGACGTGCATCCCGGTCACCGGCGACCACCAGAGCAAGCTGACTTTGATGTCGGAGTCGCTCCGCAACGACGGCCGCATCTGGGTGCCGAAGGCCAACGGGGACAAGCGGCCCCCCGATCAGATCCCCGAGTCGGAGCGCGACTACTACCTGGAGCGCAAGTATCCGGCGTTCGGCAACCTCTCGCCGCGCGACATCTCCTCGCGGGCGGCCAAGGAGGTCTGCGACGAGGGCCGGGGGGTCGGCAAGACGGGCTTCGGCGTCTACCTCGACTTCGCCGACGCCATCGACCGCCTGGGCGTCGACCTGATCCGCGAACGCTACGGCAACCTGTTCGACATGTACGAGCGGATCACCGACGAGGATCCTTACAAGATCCCGATGCGGATCTACCCGGCCTCGCATTACACGATGGGCGGGCTCTGGGTCGACTACAACCTGATGAGCAGCGTCGAGGGCCTGTTCGTGCTCGGCGAGGCCAACTTCTCCGACCACGGCGCCAACCGCCTGGGCGCGAGCGCCCTGATGCAGGGCCTGGCCGACGGCTATTTCGTCATCCCTTACACGCTGGGCAATTACTTCGGCACCGTGCGGGCCTTCGACAAGATCGGCGTCGACCACCCGGCCTTCAAGCAGGCCGAGGCCGAGGTCGCCGAGCGGTCGCGGCGGCTGCTCGGGAACAAGGGCGACAAGACGCCCGACGACTTCCATCGCGAGTTGGGCAGGATTATGTGGAATTACTGCGGCATGGGACGCACCGAGGAGGGGCTCAAGAAGGCCCTCGTCGAGCTGCCCGCGCTCAAGCAGGAGTTCTGGAAGCGGGTCCGCGTCCCGGGCGAGAACGGCGAGATCAACCAGTCGCTGGAGAAGGCCGGCCGCGTGGCCGACCTGATCGAGCTGGGCGACCTCCTCTGTCGCGACGCCCTGGAGCGGCGCGAGTCATGCGGGGCCCACTTCCGCGAGGAGTACCAGACGCCGGACCACGAGGCCCTGCGCGACGACGAGAACTTCTGCCACGTCGCCGCCTGGGAGTACACCGGCGAGGACGCTCCCCCGGTCCGCCACGTCGAGCCGCTGTCGTTCGAGAACATCCACCTCCAGACCCGCAGCTACAAGTAA
- a CDS encoding succinate dehydrogenase cytochrome b subunit: MSAVASSPAAGRRPAPRNRVQRFLTSSIGLKLIMAFSGVFLSFFVLGHMLGNLQAYQGQQALDDYGKLLRKEPALLWTARVGLLTLVALHIYAFLALTRRNTSARPVGYRQRKWRESSYASRSMSLTGPLLLAFIIYHILHLTTGTVHPQYREGEVYHNLVTGLGGVNGVIYILAMAMLAFHLWHGVWSMLLTLGLPEGRYRSLGRRGATLFTALVVIGFATLPLAVLTGILK, encoded by the coding sequence ATGAGCGCGGTTGCCTCGAGTCCCGCCGCCGGGCGGAGGCCGGCCCCCCGAAATCGAGTCCAGAGGTTCCTGACCTCGTCGATCGGGCTGAAGCTGATCATGGCCTTCTCCGGCGTCTTCCTCTCCTTTTTCGTGCTGGGCCACATGCTCGGCAACCTCCAGGCCTACCAGGGCCAGCAGGCGCTCGACGACTACGGCAAGCTGCTCCGCAAGGAGCCGGCGCTCCTCTGGACGGCCCGGGTCGGCCTGCTCACTTTGGTCGCGCTCCACATCTACGCCTTCCTCGCACTCACCCGGCGGAACACCTCCGCCCGGCCGGTCGGATATCGCCAGCGGAAATGGCGCGAGTCCAGCTACGCATCGCGTTCCATGTCGCTGACGGGGCCGCTGCTGCTCGCCTTCATCATCTACCACATCCTGCACCTGACGACCGGGACGGTCCATCCCCAGTACCGAGAGGGCGAGGTCTACCACAACCTCGTGACCGGCCTCGGCGGGGTCAACGGCGTGATCTACATCCTCGCGATGGCCATGCTGGCGTTCCACCTCTGGCACGGCGTCTGGAGCATGCTGCTCACGCTGGGGCTGCCCGAGGGCCGCTACCGGTCGCTGGGGAGGAGGGGCGCCACCCTCTTCACGGCGCTGGTGGTGATCGGGTTCGCGACCCTCCCTCTGGCCGTCTTGACCGGCATCCTCAAGTGA
- the mce gene encoding methylmalonyl-CoA epimerase, with protein MSPVKAVNHIGIAVRSIDAQKDYYTNVLGAVFEGEEVVADQKVKVAFFRIGDVRMELLEPTDPSSTVAAFIEKKGEGLHHVALEVDDIATRIADVKAQGLRMIDEKARPGSHHLQIAFVHPKSTFGVLTELCEVTKTPH; from the coding sequence ATGAGCCCCGTCAAGGCCGTCAATCACATCGGCATCGCCGTCCGGTCGATCGACGCGCAGAAAGACTATTACACCAACGTGCTCGGCGCCGTGTTCGAAGGCGAAGAGGTCGTCGCCGACCAGAAGGTCAAGGTGGCCTTCTTCCGCATCGGCGACGTCCGCATGGAGCTGCTGGAGCCGACCGACCCGTCCAGCACGGTCGCCGCGTTCATCGAGAAGAAGGGCGAGGGCCTGCACCACGTCGCGCTCGAGGTCGACGACATCGCCACCCGGATCGCCGACGTCAAGGCCCAGGGCCTGCGGATGATCGACGAGAAGGCCCGCCCCGGGTCGCACCACCTGCAGATCGCCTTCGTCCACCCGAAAAGCACCTTCGGCGTCCTGACCGAATTGTGCGAAGTGACGAAGACCCCCCACTAA
- a CDS encoding biotin/lipoyl-containing protein — translation MKLKITVDGKLYEVDVEVSEPERAKPGFVPPIGQVRVPAAPVAAPAASTAVESVADEAKVCRSPFAGTVSRVEAQVGQKIHPNEVLVVIEAMKMETSITAPAAGKIARITVAAGDAVKQGQVLIEFE, via the coding sequence TTGAAACTCAAGATCACCGTAGACGGGAAGCTGTACGAGGTCGACGTCGAGGTCTCGGAGCCCGAGCGGGCCAAGCCCGGCTTCGTGCCGCCGATCGGCCAGGTCCGCGTCCCCGCCGCCCCCGTCGCCGCCCCCGCCGCGTCGACCGCCGTCGAATCCGTCGCCGATGAGGCCAAGGTCTGCCGAAGCCCGTTCGCCGGCACCGTCTCGCGGGTCGAGGCCCAGGTCGGCCAGAAAATCCATCCCAACGAGGTCCTCGTCGTCATCGAGGCGATGAAGATGGAGACCTCCATCACCGCCCCGGCGGCCGGCAAGATCGCCAGGATCACCGTGGCCGCCGGCGACGCCGTGAAGCAGGGCCAGGTCCTCATCGAGTTCGAATGA